A region from the Brachyspira hampsonii genome encodes:
- a CDS encoding C45 family autoproteolytic acyltransferase/hydolase has translation MYHSRFKGSHYEAGFKYGKLLSKNNINPLEKIKISNDRKYFANKCMPIYNQFFPEIIEEIKGISDGLNTNDNIKIDYKNICEFLFTIYAFTFDNKCSSFAFKTDNDIILVKNSDFLKDIKNYCDSMYYKINSSYLFIGNTTAFIEIEDGINEKGLAAALTFVYPTKIDYGFNAGMIIRYILEKCSTVDEALEFLKNIPISSAQNIILADRKGSIALIECNCKKVEIIKNDYVFISNHFVSKSMKEYNTNIEDDIYSNERYITMEDAFKNYDYDLNFAKKLISGEYGFLCQYDRKLNFDTVWSAIYSIKNKKVYIAEGNPSRKKFKEDNRLKFDY, from the coding sequence ATGTATCATTCAAGATTTAAGGGCAGTCATTATGAAGCTGGATTTAAATATGGTAAATTGCTTTCTAAAAATAATATTAACCCATTAGAAAAAATTAAAATATCAAATGATAGAAAATATTTTGCTAATAAATGCATGCCAATATACAATCAATTTTTTCCTGAAATAATAGAAGAAATAAAAGGAATATCCGACGGACTAAATACAAATGATAATATAAAAATAGATTATAAAAATATATGCGAATTTTTATTTACAATATATGCTTTTACTTTTGATAATAAATGTTCCTCTTTTGCTTTCAAAACAGATAATGATATAATACTTGTCAAAAACAGTGATTTTTTAAAAGATATAAAAAATTATTGCGACAGTATGTATTATAAAATAAATAGTTCTTATTTATTTATTGGCAATACTACAGCATTTATAGAAATTGAAGATGGTATAAATGAAAAAGGACTTGCAGCAGCATTAACTTTTGTGTATCCCACAAAAATAGATTACGGATTCAATGCCGGAATGATAATAAGATATATTTTAGAGAAATGCTCTACTGTTGATGAGGCTTTAGAGTTTTTAAAAAATATTCCAATTTCATCTGCACAGAATATAATATTGGCAGATAGAAAAGGAAGTATTGCATTAATAGAATGTAATTGCAAAAAAGTAGAAATAATTAAAAATGATTATGTGTTTATATCAAATCATTTTGTAAGCAAGTCTATGAAAGAATATAATACTAATATTGAAGATGATATTTATTCTAATGAAAGATATATAACTATGGAAGATGCATTCAAAAATTATGATTATGATTTAAATTTTGCAAAAAAACTTATTTCAGGAGAGTATGGATTTTTATGCCAATATGATAGAAAACTCAATTTTGATACTGTTTGGTCGGCAATATATTCAATAAAAAACAAAAAAGTATATATAGCAGAAGGAAATCCGTCAAGAAAAAAATTCAAAGAGGATAATAGATTAAAATTTGATTATTGA
- a CDS encoding PepSY-like domain-containing protein: MTKKLFALLITLTIISTSSAFADLVVPASSLPQRARSFIQQIYPNVQIWKVERDDGKFEVKLSNGAKIDFLYNGDWHSIDGEYNAVPFSALPANIASTIRNTYPQAAVIDVEKEWGNYKVKLNNFMELFISANGQLMGQKFDD; this comes from the coding sequence ATGACTAAAAAATTATTCGCTTTATTAATAACTTTAACTATAATTTCTACTTCAAGTGCTTTTGCTGATTTGGTAGTACCAGCTTCTTCACTTCCTCAGAGGGCTAGAAGTTTCATACAGCAAATTTATCCAAATGTACAAATATGGAAAGTAGAAAGAGATGACGGAAAATTTGAGGTAAAATTATCTAATGGTGCTAAAATAGATTTCTTATACAATGGCGATTGGCATAGCATAGACGGTGAGTATAATGCTGTACCTTTCTCTGCTTTACCTGCTAATATAGCCAGCACTATAAGAAACACTTATCCTCAGGCTGCTGTTATAGATGTAGAAAAAGAATGGGGTAATTACAAAGTAAAATTAAATAACTTTATGGAATTATTTATCTCTGCTAACGGACAGTTAATGGGACAGAAATTTGATGACTGA
- a CDS encoding DUF4132 domain-containing protein, whose product MIVLSLEEINNIVEKNYNKKFDKTTSFIDDSIISNVLIKDKSSKVTSKVIRYILGEYLDIKEAYRLRNADMIGNSLDSESLNEALEKVYKLWNEDNKKKSILYPYCIFANNIQLDNLYKRAVSIASGRFKLACSMLEAIALSGTKKGLALVYEASRKFKQASVKNTCSFIIEDITKKLGISKEEFADRIIPDFDFDRNGIRIIESDNKKFKITLKPDFTISIFDEIKNKEYKTLPKDFPQTPKKELTKLKSEINKMLKTQTDRLLLVLMDGRKWTLNEWKEIFFDNPFMRAFAVKLIWGVYDKDNNLLSTFRYMEDGSFNNADDEEMNIEDNALITLLSPMEVNKELIEKWKNQLLDYDIIQPFNQLSSETKEDLIERIPDKVTAGSIKNAALKLGMDKSDEGGFINFYYLYDYYNKAVVVIETSNLYYGSSTTDEISIKIKFKNANERFEYGAYLILSNYLK is encoded by the coding sequence ATTATAGTGCTTTCATTAGAAGAGATTAATAACATAGTAGAAAAAAATTATAATAAAAAATTTGATAAAACTACTTCATTTATAGATGATTCTATAATATCAAATGTACTTATAAAAGATAAAAGCAGTAAAGTTACAAGTAAGGTAATAAGATATATTTTAGGAGAATACTTAGATATAAAAGAGGCTTACAGATTAAGAAATGCTGATATGATAGGTAATTCTTTAGATAGTGAAAGTTTAAATGAGGCTCTTGAAAAAGTATATAAATTATGGAATGAGGATAATAAAAAGAAATCAATACTTTATCCTTACTGCATATTTGCAAACAATATACAGCTTGATAATTTATACAAAAGGGCAGTATCTATTGCAAGCGGAAGATTCAAATTGGCATGCTCTATGCTTGAGGCTATTGCTTTAAGCGGTACAAAAAAAGGTTTAGCATTAGTATATGAAGCTTCTAGGAAATTCAAGCAGGCTAGTGTCAAAAATACATGTTCATTTATTATAGAGGATATAACTAAAAAATTGGGTATAAGTAAAGAGGAATTTGCTGATAGGATTATACCGGATTTCGATTTTGATAGAAATGGGATTAGAATTATAGAAAGCGATAATAAAAAATTTAAAATAACATTGAAGCCTGATTTTACTATATCAATATTCGATGAAATAAAAAATAAAGAATACAAAACATTACCGAAAGATTTTCCTCAAACTCCTAAAAAAGAATTAACAAAATTAAAAAGTGAAATAAATAAAATGCTTAAAACTCAAACTGATCGTTTGCTGTTAGTATTAATGGACGGCAGAAAATGGACATTAAATGAGTGGAAAGAAATATTTTTTGATAATCCTTTTATGAGAGCATTTGCTGTTAAGCTTATTTGGGGTGTATATGATAAAGATAATAATTTATTAAGCACTTTTAGATATATGGAGGACGGTTCATTTAACAATGCTGATGATGAAGAAATGAATATAGAAGATAATGCTTTAATAACTTTATTGAGTCCTATGGAAGTTAATAAAGAATTAATAGAAAAATGGAAAAATCAGCTTTTAGATTATGATATAATTCAGCCTTTTAATCAATTATCTTCAGAAACTAAAGAAGATTTAATTGAGAGAATACCTGACAAAGTAACTGCAGGAAGTATTAAGAATGCTGCATTAAAATTAGGTATGGATAAATCAGATGAGGGAGGATTTATAAATTTTTATTATTTATATGATTACTATAATAAAGCTGTTGTTGTTATAGAAACTTCAAATCTTTATTATGGTTCTAGTACTACAGATGAAATCAGTATTAAAATAAAATTTAAAAATGCTAATGAAAGATTTGAATATGGGGCATATCTTATATTGTCTAATTATCTAAAATAA